A DNA window from Brassica napus cultivar Da-Ae chromosome C1, Da-Ae, whole genome shotgun sequence contains the following coding sequences:
- the LOC106391372 gene encoding uncharacterized protein LOC106391372, translating to MGDSIGDPLIEIDDKEEVEDPFLAFVDYARAVISPEQDEIEEEEVRKKNPSETTAEASGPGWGWIASRVLKTCTAYSSGVTAAILLSDLSQAWHEQNKPGMSKKKPELIDQLNKSHRRRRLANTVTIDSIYEKNFLSMNSVLEAVVINADLLPGTNIFMLTLGDFWSSNTIDLYLHRRYYELVETPNGILRKGREVLITGCYLRTAREGCGTPRLLPTEYLVILLDEDEEEDAIFIVVQLCSDTFSSVSLGDSNSGTSYSLYARIESIGPLESELKFSTAHRRQIALVDADGVRLNFILWGEQVIVANLMSVGSMLGLERPYISSLEESAMEGKDEFCLEYGSATHLYIVPSTLQEETVCVSLSQNQCQGSKLLGSVGVSQVTLPRDAEGSIDFSNYPFRTNITDCRDKTTGISLYGVVTDIFCDPNATGVVFSLKIKDTTGAIWARLHFNSYWSLGRLGLGHVVYVSGLSCKTTKENCLEVLWHEENEKATFINLSCLPAFLTSSCLHKVSTLSQISKQRKPAINICRVKLDEIDQCHSINTRLSHSVCGHFIDEDSPLHGGNLHCSFCRVTLNSNAGSEVVRTFHIMITLADEETTKLYSWCTGQSASAILQISPDEFCDLPEDYQLMYPSSSENEWFLVTLANGGGRSSSHEMEATCWEITRALKI from the exons ATGGGGGATTCAATCGGAGACCCGCTAATTGAAATCGACGACAAGGAAGAAGTTGAAGACCCGTTTCTAGCCTTCGTCGACTACGCCAGAGCGGTGATTTCACCGGAACAAGACGAAatcgaggaggaggaggtgagGAAGAAGAATCCAAGCGAAACCACGGCCGAGGCTAGTGGTCCAGGCTGGGGATGGATTGCCTCGCGTGTATTGAAAACATGCACTGCTTATTCGAGCGGTGTCACTGCCGCCATTCTCCTCTCCGATCTCTCTCAG GCATGGCATGAGCAAAACAAACCGGGGATGTCTAAGAAGAAGCCTGAACTCATAGATCAGTTGAATAAGAGtcatagaagaagaagactcgCCAATACTGTTACTATAGACTCTATTTACGAGAAGAATTTTCTGTCTATGAACAGCGTTTTGGAAGCTGTTGTTATCAATGCTGATCTTCTTCCTG GTACAAACATATTCATGCTTACGCTAGGGGATTTTTGGAGCTCCAACACTATTGATCTCTATCTACATCGCAG GTATTATGAGTTGGTGGAAACACCAAATGGGATACTCAGGAAAGGCAGAGAGGTTTTGATCACTGGATGCTACCTTCGTACCGCTCGAGAAGGATGTGGCACTCCACGGTTACTTCCAACAGAGTATCTTGTCATTTTGCTAGATGag gacgaagaagaagatgcaatCTTTATAGTAGTTCAACTTTGTTCCGATACTTTCTCATCCGTTTCTCTGGGTGATTCCAACAGTGGAACTTCATACTCTTTGTATGCTAG GATTGAATCTATAGGTCCTCTGGAATCTGAACTCAAGTTTAGTACTGCGCATAGAAGGCAAATTGCACTTGTAGATGCTGACGGCGTTAGGTTAAATTTTATCTTGTGGGGAGAGCAAGTCATCGTGGCAAACCTCATGAG TGTGGGAAGTATGCTTGGGCTTGAGAGGCCTTATATTTCTAGTCTCGAAGAGAGTGCAATGGAAGGAAAAGATGAGTTCTGCCTCGAATACGGTAGCGCAACACATCTCTATATAGTGCCCTCAACCTTACAAGAGGAAACG GTTTGTGTATCATTATCCCAGAATCAGTGTCAAGGATCTAAACTGCTTGGTTCAGTAGGAGTTTCGCAGGTGACATTGCCTCGTGACGCCGAAGGGTCTATAGACTTCAGCAATTATCCTTTTCGG ACGAATATAACAGACTGTCGCGACAAAACCACTGGCATCAGTCTCTATGGCGTTGTAACAGATATATTCTGTGATCCAAATGCCACAGGAGTGGTCTTCTCTTTGAAAATTAAGGACACAACCGGAGCAATATGGGCTAGGCTCCACTTTAATAGTTACTG GTCGTTGGGAAGGTTAGGACTTGGTCATGTCGTATACGTTTCAGGGTTATCCTGCAAAACCACAAAAGAGAATTG CCTTGAGGTGTTATGGCATGAGGAGAACGAGAAAGCTACATTCATCAACCTAAGCTGCTTACCTGCATTTCTAACCTCTTCTTGTCTTCACAAAGTCTCTACCCTCTCCCAgatttcaaaacagagaaagccTGCAATCAAT ATTTGTCGGGTTAAGCTGGATGAGATTGACCAATGCCATAGCATAAACACGAGATTATCACACAGCGTTTGCGGCCATTTCATAGACGAAGATTCGCCACTACACGGAGGGAATCTGCATTGTAGCTTCTGCCGAGTAACCTTGAACAGTAACGCCGGGTCAGAAGTAGTGAGAACGTTCCACATAATGATAACACTCGCAGACGAGGAAACCACCAAACTATACTCGTGGTGTACGGGTCAGTCCGCATCAGCTATACTTCAGATATCTCCTGACGAATTCTGTGATCTTCCTGAG GATTATCAGCTAATGTATCCGTCTTCATCGGAGAACGAGTGGTTCCTAGTGACCTTAGCTAACGGCGGTGGCCGGAGTTCGTCTCATGAAATGGAGGCGACTTGCTGGGAAATCACCCGCGCTCTCAAGATTTAA
- the LOC106396724 gene encoding glycine-rich cell wall structural protein, with product MGKISFGFLSLMLVVVVIGVVECRRFEKETLGGGGLGFGFGGGKGFGGGIGGGGGAGGGFGGGVGGGHGGGLGGGIGGGHGGGIGGGAGGGAGGGLGGGGGLGGGHGGGIGGGAGGGLGGGAGGGVGGGLGGGHGGGIGSGAGGGAGGGLGGGHGGGVGGGAGGGLGGGAGGGAGGGLGGGAGGGLGGGAGGGAGGGHGGGIGGGAGGGAGGGAGAGGGIGGGAGGGLGGGHGGGIGGGAGGGAGGGLGGGVGGGHGGGIGGGAGGGSGGGLGGGAGGGFGGGAGGGFGGGAGGGAGGGLGGGAGGGHGGGFGGGSGGGFGGGAGGGAGGGFGGGGGVGGGF from the coding sequence ATGGGGAAGATATCTTTTGGGTTTTTGAGTTTGATGCTTGTAGTCGTGGTGATTGGGGTTGTGGAGTGTAGGAGATTTGAGAAGGAGACGTTGGGAGGCGGTGGACTTGGCTTTGGTTTTGGTGGCGGCAAAGGTTTTGGAGGAGGAATTGGTGGCGGTGGAGGTGCCGGTGGAGGTTTTGGTGGTGGTGTAGGAGGAGGCCATGGTGGCGGTTTAGGAGGTGGCATTGGTGGAGGCCACGGTGGAGGTATTGGTGGTGGGGCTGGAGGTGGTGCCGGTGGAGGAttaggtggtggtggaggactTGGAGGAGGCCACGGTGGAGGTATTGGTGGAGGTGCCGGTGGTGGTCTAGGAGGTGGTGCAGGAGGCGGCGTCGGTGGAGGACTTGGAGGAGGTCACGGTGGAGGTATTGGCAGTGGTGCTGGAGGAGGTGCTGGTGGAGGACTAGGAGGAGGCCACGGTGGAGGTGTAGGTGGCGGTGCTGGTGGTGGTTTAGGAGGTGGTGCAGGAGGCGGTGCTGGTGGAGGACTAGGAGGAGGTGCTGGTGGTGGTCTAGGAGGTGGTGCGGGAGGAGGTGCTGGTGGAGGCCACGGTGGAGGTATTGGCGGTGGTGCAGGAGGAGGTGCTGGAGGTGGTGCAGGAGCCGGTGGAGGTATTGGCGGTGGTGCTGGTGGAGGACTAGGAGGAGGCCACGGTGGAGGCATTGGCGGTGGTGCTGGAGGAGGTGCTGGTGGTGGTCTAGGAGGTGGTGTTGGAGGAGGACATGGTGGAGGTATCGGAGGTGGCGCAGGTGGTGGTAGTGGTGGAGGATTAGGCGGCGGTGCTGGAGGAGGATTTGGTGGTGGTGCTGGGGGAGGATTCGGAGGAGGCGCTGGTGGAGGAGCTGGCGGAGGATTAGGTGGTGGTGCAGGTGGGGGTCACGGTGGAGGTTTCGGCGGGGGATCAGGCGGAGGATTTGGGGGTGGTGCAGGTGGGGGAGCTGGAGGAGGAtttggcggtggtggtggtgtaggtggtggattttaa
- the LOC125580908 gene encoding universal stress protein PHOS34-like — MAESNGRRIGVAVDFSECSKKALNWAIENVVRDGDYLILITVAHDMHYEDGEMQLWETVGSPLIPLSEFSEAAVMKKYGVKPDAETLDIANTAARQKSITVVMKIYWGDPREKICEAAEHIPLSSLVIGNRGLGGLKRMIMGSVSNHVVNNVACPITVVKAHH, encoded by the exons ATGGCGGAGAGTAATGGTCGGAGGATCGGAGTGGCGGTGGATTTCTCGGAGTGCAGCAAGAAGGCTCTGAACTGGGCGATCGAGAACGTGGTTCGCGACGGAGATTATCTAATCCTCATCACTGTCGCTCACGATATGCATTACGAGGATGGCGAGATGCAGCTCTGGGAGACCGTTGGATCTC CTCTGATTCCGCTGAGTGAATTCTCGGAAGCTGCTGTGATGAAGAAATATGGAGTGAAGCCTGATGCTGAAACCCTTGACATTGCCAACACTGCCGCTAGGCAGAAATCT ATTACAGTAGTGATGAAGATATATTGGGGAGATCCTCGTGAGAAGATATGTGAAGCCGCTGAACATATCCCTCTCTCAAGCCTTGTCATCGGTAACCGTGGCCTTGGTGGCCTTAAGAG gatGATAATGGGAAGTGTAAGCAACCATGTTGTGAACAACGTGGCATGCCCTATCACCGTCGTGAAGGCTCACCACTGA